One part of the Pristiophorus japonicus isolate sPriJap1 chromosome 21, sPriJap1.hap1, whole genome shotgun sequence genome encodes these proteins:
- the rcn2 gene encoding reticulocalbin-2 produces the protein MQFQVLVSWAFIVLCSAHIHHKHEPIVAEDHYVDGEHNPEFDREVLFGGEKEAGEFAKLSPEEQQARLKSLIKKMDTNADGFITKEELSGWIQQSFRHYATEESKEQFPDHDLDGNGLVTWEEYNIHSYDRVLDYDENTPLDDEEGESLRQIFLKDKKRFEKANIDGLPGLTLTEFIAFEHPEEADYMTDYVIQDALDEHDHDKDGVVSLEEFLGDYRKDPGAEEDPEWVTVERDRFENDYDKDKDGKLNRQELLLWIIPNNQDIAHDEAEHLVKEMDTNGDGKLTEAEILVSQDLFLNSEATDYGSQLHDEKFYHDEL, from the exons ATGCAGTTCCAAGTGTTGGTGAGCTGGGCTTTTATTGTGTTGTGCTCTGCACACATTCATCATAAACATGAGCCAATTGTTGCTGAGGACCACTATGTGGATGGTGAACACAACCCAGAGTTCGATAGGGAAGTCCTATTTGGCGGAGAG AAGGAAGCTGGGGAGTTTGCCAAGCTGAGCCCTGAGGAGCAACAAGCTCGGCTCAAATCCCTCATCAAGAAGATGGATACAAATGCAGATGGCTTTATAACTAAAG AGGAGCTCAGTGGATGGATCCAGCAGTCATTCAGACATTATGCCACAGAGGAGAGCAAAGAGCAGTTTCCAGACCATGACCTGGATGGCAATGGGCTTGTTACATGGGAAGAGTACAATATTCACAGTTACGACCGAGTCCTGGATTATGATGAGAATACACCGCTGGATGATGAAGAGGGGGAATCCCTCAGACAG ATTTTCTTGAAGGATAAAAAGCGCTTTGAGAAAGCAAATATTGATGGGTTACCAGGACTAACTCTGACAGAATTTATAGCATTTGAACACCCAGAAGAAGCTGATTATATGACA GATTATGTCATACAGGATGCTTTAGATGAGCATGACCACGATAAAGATGGGGTGGTCAGCTTAGAGGAATTCCTTGGTGACTACAGGAAAGACCCAG GCGCAGAGGAAGATCCAGAATGGGTAACTGTGGAGCGTGATCGCTTTGAAAATGATTACGACAAGGACAAGGACGGCAAACTTAATCGACAGGAGCTGTTGTTGTGGATTATTCCCAACAACCAAGACATTGCGCATGATGAG GCTGAACATCTCGTCAAAGAAATGGATACAAATGGGGATGGAAAACTTACAGAAGCAGAGATACTTGTGAGTCAGGATCTCTTCCTCAACAGCGAAGCAACCGACTATGGTAGCCAACTACACGATGAGAAATTCTACCACGATGAACTTTAG